One stretch of Gopherus flavomarginatus isolate rGopFla2 chromosome 2, rGopFla2.mat.asm, whole genome shotgun sequence DNA includes these proteins:
- the FKBP14 gene encoding peptidyl-prolyl cis-trans isomerase FKBP14 translates to MRVAFWAPLFCVVVTCVTGALIPEAEVKIEVLQKPFICQRKTKWGDMMLVHYEGYLEKDGSVFHSTHKHNNGQPMWFTLGIKEAIKGWDKGLKDMCVGEKRQLTIPPSLAYGKEGKGKIPPESTLIFNIDLLEIRSGPRSHESFQQMDLNDDWKLSKDEVKAYLKKEFEKHGAPVNDSYHDVLADDIFDKEDEDRDGFISAREFTYKHDEL, encoded by the exons ATGAGGGTTGCATTTTGGGCTCCCCTTTTCTGTGTGGTTGTTACCTGTGTGACTGGGGCTCTTATCCCAGAAGCAGAAGTGAAGATTGAAGTGCTCCAGAAGCCATTCATCTGTCAGAGGAAAACCAAATGGGGGGATATGATGTTGGTGCATTATGAAGGCTACTTGGAAAAAGATGGTTCAGTGTTTCACTCCAC CCACAAGCATAACAATGGTCAACCTATGTGGTTTACACTTGGCATAAAGGAAGCCATTAAAGGCTGGGACAAAGGTTTAAAGGATATGTGTGTAGGAGAAAAGCGGCAACTAACTATTCCTCCATCCCTTGCTTATGGAAAAGAAGGAAAAG GAAAAATTCCACCTGAGAGCACGCTGATATTCAACATTGACCTTCTAGAAATTAGAAGTGGACCGAGATCGCACGAGTCATTCCAACAGATGGATCTTAATGATGACTGGAAGCTATCCAAGGATGAG GTGAAAGCATATTTGAAGAAGGAATTTGAAAAGCATGGTGCACCAGTGAATGACAGCTATCATGATGTTTTGGCTGATGACATATTTGATAAAGAAGATGAAGACCGTGATGGATTTATATCTGCCAGGGAGTTCACATACAAGCATGACGAGCTGTAG